Proteins encoded together in one Bacteroidales bacterium window:
- a CDS encoding NAD(P)-binding protein produces MQIFVEKKSTLLSNNLRNSMNKKIVVIGSGFSGLSAAAALANMGYQVDVYEKNATPGGRARNF; encoded by the coding sequence ATGCAAATTTTTGTTGAAAAGAAAAGTACATTATTGTCTAACAACTTACGAAACTCGATGAACAAAAAGATTGTAGTAATTGGCTCAGGATTCTCGGGGTTATCAGCTGCTGCCGCATTGGCAAATATGGGGTATCAGGTGGATGTGTATGAAAAAAATGCAACCCCCGGTGGCAGGGCAAGAAATTTCA